TAATGCTTGTTGTACAGCAGGGACAATATTCTGCTGATGAACCCTTGAGGCAAGCTCAGGGACAACGCCTCCGTAGGCTTCGTGTATGGTTTGGTTAGCAATAACGTTGCTCAAAATCTCGCCATCAACACAAACTGCTGCGGATGTTTCATCACACGACGATTCGATTCCTAATATTACAGGCACAGTATTAAATTATTGATTAGAAATTATAGACCTATTGAACAGAGAATAAATTGATATCAGCCAAACTATTAAGGCTTTAAAGCGTATAGCGATAAGGTTAATGTCAATAACTCACTAATTCAACAAATCTGTAATATTAATAGGCAAAGTTATTAAAAAACTACTCAAAATAGCGTTAAGCATCGTTCTGATAATTTTGCTGCTCATCAGCGTACTACTTTTGCTGTTTCAGTACAAGCCGGTACAAACATGGGCCGCAAAAAAAGCTACCGCCTATTTATCAAAAGAACTACACACTACTGTTGATGTAAAAAGCCTGTATATACGCCCGTTTTCGGAAGTTGTGCTGGAGGGCTTGTATATATTAGATAAACAGCAAGACACCTTGCTGAGCACCCCAAAACTTACTGTTGAGCTTAGCAATTTTTCTATATTCAACAGCATTAAAAAAAAGAAGATAGATTTTAAGTCGATACAGTTAGATAACGGTTCGTTCTATTTAAAAAAACAAAAAGACAGCACCACCAACCTGCAGTTTGTATTAGACTACTTTAATTCGGGCGATACCACAAAAACCAAAAGCCAGCCCTGGACACTTACCTTTCAAAAAATAACCGTCAATAACTTTCACTTCCGTTACAAAAACAGCCTGCGTACACAGCTGGTTAAGGGCGTAAACTTCGACGATATTGATGTGAGCCACTTTACCACCATAATACGTAATATGGACCTGAAGAACCATTTGTTTAAGGCACGTATCGGCGGCTTAACGCTAAAAGAAAAAAGCGGCTTTTTTGTAAAGAACTTTAATGGCAACACCACCATTGATACCAACCAGATACTGATACAAAACCTTAACATTAAAACGGCTTACTCTGATGTTAAGAATTATTTCAGGATGAAGTTTAAGTCGTTTGATGATTTTGACGATTTTGAAAACAAGGTAAAAATGGATGGTGATTTTAAAAACTCACATCTATCATCAAAAGATATCGCCTATTTTACTACATCGCTTGATAAAAGCACTTTCGAGCTTGGCCTTAACGGCCGCGTAACTGGGCTGGTAAATAATTTAAAAGCCAAAAACCTAACCATAACTGCCGCCCAGGGCACCTTTGTTAAAGGCGATTTTAACCTAACCGGCCTGCCCGATTGGGAAAATACTTTTTTAGAATTAAAATTTGAGCAGATAGCTACCAATAAAAAAGACCTTGATTACCTATATAGCCACTTTACCGGCAAACCCAATGCAAAAGTACCCGATGTTGTTGGCAAGTTTGGCAATATTAACTTTAGCGGCAGGTTTACAGGTTTGCAAAACGATTTTGTGGCCTTTGGTACTTTTAAAACCAAACTTGGCCGCTTTGATCCGGATATTAATTTGAAGATAAATAAGGCGGGCCTGCCCAGCTACAGCGGCAAGGTGGCTACCTCAACCTTTGACCTGGGCACTTTAATTGGTGATAATACCATAGGCCGAACTACCCTATCTGCAAATGTATCGGGCAGCGGCGATGATTTAAATAACCTAAACGTAAAAGGCGATGCCCGTATAGCTTATATTGGTTTTAAAGGTTACAACTACAGTAACCTGATAACCGGCGGCACATTTAAAAACAAAAGAGTAACCGGCAAATTAACGGTTAACGATAAAAATGTGAAGCTTAACCTCATCGGCAGCGTTAACTTAAACCCTAAACTACCGGTATACAATTTTACCGGTAACATTAACAACGCGCGCCTAAACCAGTTAAAGCTGTTAAAAGATACCATTACATTTAATACTACCCTTAATACCAATTTTAGCGGAAATAGCCTCGAAAATTTAGACGGCACTATTTTACTTACACAACTACGAATAGTTAACCCCCGCAATAACTATGTGGTTGATACGGTATCGGTATCGGCGCAGGGCAAGGGTGATAGTCGCACTATAGCCTTAAAATCCGACCTTGCAGACGGCAGTATAAAAGGAAGCTTTGATCTGGCTACCATGCCATCGTACTATAAAACAATTGTTAAAAAATACATCCCATCGTTAAAAACAACTATTGTTGCGCCAAAGCCCCAAAACTTTGATTTTAACCTTACGCTTAAAGATATAAACCCATTTTTAGCCGTGTTTTTACCCGGCCTTAGCATACCCGACCAGGGGACGCTTAACGGCAAGTTTAACTCGGCTACGCAAACAGCCACCTTAAACGGTTACATTAAAACCTTTACCTATAACAAAATTGTGTTTCACGATTTTATTATTGACGAAAGCACCGACGACGATATGCTGGGGCTAAACGTATCCCTAAACCGCGTTGACCTTACAGACAGCCTTTATATTAAAAACATCAACATCACCAACTTCCTGAAAAAGGACAGCTTAAACTTCAACGTTAAATTATCTGATAAGGATGCTGCCAACCAGTTAGACCTTTACGGCCTGGTAGAGTTTGGCCGCGATACAACAGCTAAGCTTTCTATCCTGCCATCAGACGTTATATTAGAACGCGAAAACTGGAAAATACAGGATCAGGTACGCATCAGGTTGCTTGATGGCAAAACCCAGATATCGGGCTTTGAATTATCAAACGGCAAACAAAAGGTACGTATCAACGGCTTTATATCCGACAGACCGGAAGATCAGCTTAAAATAGCTTTCGAAAAATTCAGCATGGCTACCATTAACCAGCTAACCAAAGCATCGGGCGTGTTGCTTAAAGGTAGTTTAAACGGCAATGTTATACTTACCTCTATCACAAAAAAACCGGGCGTTGATGCCAACCTGTCAATCGACTCGCTTACCATGAATAAAACATTGGTGGGCGATGTTTCTATCGTATCAAAACTGGATAACGAGCGCAGCCTGGCCGATGTGAAACTAAATATTACCAACAAAGGCTTAGAGACCATGAACATTGCCGGCATTTATGCCATTGGTAAGGGAACGGATGACAACCTGGACTTTGATGTAAAGATGGACCATACCGAGGCCATTATATTTGAACCTTTTGTAAAAGGCCTGGTAAGTAATTTAAAGGGAACGGTATCGGCCAATTTAAAACTAACAGGCAAACCATCAAACCCCGAACTTAACGGTGACCTGGCCCTGAACAATACCGGGGTTACGGTTGATTATTTAAAAACATCGTACACGGTTGATGACAAGCTCACCGTAAACAAAAGTGTTATTGCCGTTGATAAAATGGTAATGAAGGACTACAAAGGCGGCACCGGCACGGTGGATGGTAAAATTGACCTAACCAACTTATCAAACCCGGATATTAATGTGGTGCTGCAAGCCAATAACTTAATGGCGCTGAATACCACCTTTAAAGACAACCACATTTACTACGGTACGGCTTTTGGCACAGGTACCTTTAGTTTTAATGGCCCTGTTGATAATATGAAGATCGATATAAAGGCTACTACCCAGGCGGGTACGGTGTTTAACATCCCATTAAATACCTCTTCTACCGCATCTGATTACGACTTTATACGCTTTGTTGACCATAATGACACTGCTAAAAAAGAGGCCCCAAAAGTAAAGGCCTTTAATGGTGTTACCCTAAACTTTGATTTAACCGCCGACGAAAAAACGATTGTTAAAATAGCAACTGATTATGGCGTGTTGGAGGGATCGGGGCAAGCTAAAAACTTAAAATTGAACATTAACAGCCTGGGCGATTTTGAAATGTTTGGCGACTTTTTGATAACCAGCGGTAAGTTTGAGTTTACAGCTAAAGACTTTATCAGCAAAAACTTTGTGGTGAACGAGGGCGGTACCATACGATGGACAGGGAACCCTTCTAACGCCGAAATAAACCTTAAGGCACTATATGAGGTGCGTACAGATATTGCGCCGCTATACACCGCCGCAGGCCTGCAGGCGCCGCAACCAAAGCAAGTATTGGTACAGGCCGAACTGATACTAACCAAATCGTTGTTGCAGCCTACTATCGATTTTGATTTTAACTTCCCGGTTGACCCCTCTATTAAGGATGACCTGAACACTTACCTTGCCGATAACAACAACCGAAGCCAGCAGGCCCTTAGTATCATAGTAAGGCGTACGTTTGCATCGGGCACGGGCAGCAACTTAACCAACCAGGTGCTGGGTACCGCTGGCGAGGCGGTAAGCGAGTTTGCCTTTAATAAGTTAAACAGCTTCATATCGCAATCCAATATTAAAAACGTCGATTTGAACATACGCTCATTTAATGATGCCAGCCTTGGTTTCAGATTTTTAAATGACAGGCTTACCATTAACGGTAGCTTATACTCAAACACCGGCACCAGCGACCTTTTTAACAACCGCACCAGTTTGTTAAATACCGATTTTAACAGGCTTACCAAGGATTTTGAGATGCAATACCTGATACGTAAGGATGGTAATTTAACCGCTAAATACTCGTACCGGGCACTAAACAGCACCACGCTAAACAGTATTAACGACCAATTGGGTGTGCAATATGTAAATGGTGTGGGCCTGGTTTACCAGCGCGATTTTGACACCTTCGGCGAATTTATACGCAATATATTCAGGCAAAGCAGGCGAAACAGGGCACCTGTAAACCCATTACCGGTACCAGCCGCAACAAATACCCCGGCAGTTGTACCACCGGATGATGACGAGAATAACTAAGAATCGCTAATTAATGTTCGCGCATAATGGCATGGTCCATTTTATCGCGTTTGGTTTTCAGGTAAGCCTCGTTGTGTGGGTTTGATGCAATTTCGATAGGCAGGTTTTCTACTACCTCAAGCCCGTAGCCAATTAGGCCCGCACGCTTCTTAGGATTATTAGTTAACAAACGCATTTTTGATATACCCAGGCTGCGCAATATTTGCGCGCCAATACCATAATCGCGCTGATCCATTTTAAAGCCAAGCTTAATATTGGCCTCAACTGTATCTAAACCACTCTCCTGCAAATGGTAGGCTTTTAACTTATTTATAAGGCCAATACCCCGGCCCTCCTGGTTCATGTATACTATAACGCCTTTACCCTCTTTGCTGATTATTTCCATGGCTTTATGCAACTGTGGGCCGCAATCGCACCTGCACGATCCGAATATATCGCCGGTAACGCACGAGCTGTGCACGCGTACCAATACAGGCTCATCTGGTGCCCATTCGCCCTTTACAAGGGCTAAATGGTTTTCGCCTGTATCTTTTTGAGTATAGGCTATCATATCAAAATCGCCCCACTCGGTAGGCATCTTTACAGAAACCTCTTTCTGCACCAATGATTCTGTATTCAGGCGGTATGCTATTAGGTCTTTGATAGAAACTATCTTCAGATCAAATTCTTTTGCCATTACCAATAACTCGGGTAAGCGGGCCATATCGCCGTCTTCCTTCATTATTTCGCATATCACGCCGGCGGGTTCAAACCCTGCCAGTACAGATAAGTCAACAGCGGCTTCGGTGTGGCCCGAACGGCGTAACACGCCGCCATCTTTTGCAATAAGTGGGAAGATGTGCCCCGGCCTGCCCAGATCTTCGGGCTTTGTAGCAGGATCAATTAAAGCCAGGGTAGTTTTTGAGCGGTCGGTTGCCGATATACCGGTAGTACAACCATTACCCAACAAATCAACCGAAACAGTAAAATTAGTTTCGTGCGATGTGGTGTTATTGGTAACCATGGGCGCAAGCTCCAATTCGTGTGCGCGTTGCAGCGTAATTGGGGCACAAACCAACCCACGGCCGTAGCGTACCATAAAATTAATGGTCTCGGGCGTGGCATTACGGGCGGCAGTTAAAAAATCGCCTTCATTTTCGCGGTCTTCATCATCAACAACAATAATGGTTTTGCCTGCTTTTATGGCTTCTATAGCTTCGGGTATGGTATTAAGCATCCTGTTTATTTTAATAATGGCCTATGCAGGGTATACACATAAGCGCTTAACA
The window above is part of the Inquilinus sp. KBS0705 genome. Proteins encoded here:
- a CDS encoding bifunctional 3,4-dihydroxy-2-butanone-4-phosphate synthase/GTP cyclohydrolase II: MNRMLNTIPEAIEAIKAGKTIIVVDDEDRENEGDFLTAARNATPETINFMVRYGRGLVCAPITLQRAHELELAPMVTNNTTSHETNFTVSVDLLGNGCTTGISATDRSKTTLALIDPATKPEDLGRPGHIFPLIAKDGGVLRRSGHTEAAVDLSVLAGFEPAGVICEIMKEDGDMARLPELLVMAKEFDLKIVSIKDLIAYRLNTESLVQKEVSVKMPTEWGDFDMIAYTQKDTGENHLALVKGEWAPDEPVLVRVHSSCVTGDIFGSCRCDCGPQLHKAMEIISKEGKGVIVYMNQEGRGIGLINKLKAYHLQESGLDTVEANIKLGFKMDQRDYGIGAQILRSLGISKMRLLTNNPKKRAGLIGYGLEVVENLPIEIASNPHNEAYLKTKRDKMDHAIMREH
- a CDS encoding translocation/assembly module TamB, which encodes MLLISVLLLLFQYKPVQTWAAKKATAYLSKELHTTVDVKSLYIRPFSEVVLEGLYILDKQQDTLLSTPKLTVELSNFSIFNSIKKKKIDFKSIQLDNGSFYLKKQKDSTTNLQFVLDYFNSGDTTKTKSQPWTLTFQKITVNNFHFRYKNSLRTQLVKGVNFDDIDVSHFTTIIRNMDLKNHLFKARIGGLTLKEKSGFFVKNFNGNTTIDTNQILIQNLNIKTAYSDVKNYFRMKFKSFDDFDDFENKVKMDGDFKNSHLSSKDIAYFTTSLDKSTFELGLNGRVTGLVNNLKAKNLTITAAQGTFVKGDFNLTGLPDWENTFLELKFEQIATNKKDLDYLYSHFTGKPNAKVPDVVGKFGNINFSGRFTGLQNDFVAFGTFKTKLGRFDPDINLKINKAGLPSYSGKVATSTFDLGTLIGDNTIGRTTLSANVSGSGDDLNNLNVKGDARIAYIGFKGYNYSNLITGGTFKNKRVTGKLTVNDKNVKLNLIGSVNLNPKLPVYNFTGNINNARLNQLKLLKDTITFNTTLNTNFSGNSLENLDGTILLTQLRIVNPRNNYVVDTVSVSAQGKGDSRTIALKSDLADGSIKGSFDLATMPSYYKTIVKKYIPSLKTTIVAPKPQNFDFNLTLKDINPFLAVFLPGLSIPDQGTLNGKFNSATQTATLNGYIKTFTYNKIVFHDFIIDESTDDDMLGLNVSLNRVDLTDSLYIKNINITNFLKKDSLNFNVKLSDKDAANQLDLYGLVEFGRDTTAKLSILPSDVILERENWKIQDQVRIRLLDGKTQISGFELSNGKQKVRINGFISDRPEDQLKIAFEKFSMATINQLTKASGVLLKGSLNGNVILTSITKKPGVDANLSIDSLTMNKTLVGDVSIVSKLDNERSLADVKLNITNKGLETMNIAGIYAIGKGTDDNLDFDVKMDHTEAIIFEPFVKGLVSNLKGTVSANLKLTGKPSNPELNGDLALNNTGVTVDYLKTSYTVDDKLTVNKSVIAVDKMVMKDYKGGTGTVDGKIDLTNLSNPDINVVLQANNLMALNTTFKDNHIYYGTAFGTGTFSFNGPVDNMKIDIKATTQAGTVFNIPLNTSSTASDYDFIRFVDHNDTAKKEAPKVKAFNGVTLNFDLTADEKTIVKIATDYGVLEGSGQAKNLKLNINSLGDFEMFGDFLITSGKFEFTAKDFISKNFVVNEGGTIRWTGNPSNAEINLKALYEVRTDIAPLYTAAGLQAPQPKQVLVQAELILTKSLLQPTIDFDFNFPVDPSIKDDLNTYLADNNNRSQQALSIIVRRTFASGTGSNLTNQVLGTAGEAVSEFAFNKLNSFISQSNIKNVDLNIRSFNDASLGFRFLNDRLTINGSLYSNTGTSDLFNNRTSLLNTDFNRLTKDFEMQYLIRKDGNLTAKYSYRALNSTTLNSINDQLGVQYVNGVGLVYQRDFDTFGEFIRNIFRQSRRNRAPVNPLPVPAATNTPAVVPPDDDENN